The Candidatus Polarisedimenticolia bacterium DNA window GGTGATGGTCCTGCTGGCCCAGAATGCCGCTGAAGCAATGGGAGGGCGAGGATCTGTCACGCTTACTTCCATGCCCCAGGGCCCCGACCTCCTGATCGATGTTTCCGACAACGGGCCGGGCGTGCGCGCCGACATCGTGGATTCGCTTTTCAAGCCCGGCGTCACCACCAAGGAGAAGGGATCCGGGCTGGGATTATTCCTCGCCCGGCGCCTCATCGAATCGCACGGAGGCACGCTGGTCGCGGCCACCGAAGGCGGCGCCGGGGCCACGTTCCGGCTGAAGCTTCCGCTGGCCGGCGCCTGAGGACCCATGGAAGCCACTTCCATCCTTCTCGTCGACGACGACGCCGATTCGCTGCGATACATGGAGCTGGCGCTGCGCGGCCGCTTCCCCGCCGTCCTCACGGCGGAAGGCGGCGTGAGGGGCTTCGAGCTGATGCGATCCCGCAAGCCGCGGGTGGTCGTTTCGGATCTCCGGATGCCCGAGATCGATGGCTTGGCGCTGTTGGCGCTCGCCCAGGAGCATCTCCCCGGGACGGCGTTCCTCATGGTCACGGTGGAAAACGACGTGGCGCTCGCCGTGGAGGCGATGAGACGCGGGGCCCTCGACTATTACGTGAAGCCGGTCCCTCCCGAGATCCTGGTCGACTCGATCCAGCGCGCCTTGAGCGATCGAGCCGATCCGTTCCGTGAAGTGGCGCCCGACATCATCGGCATGAGCGCCGCGATGACGCGGGTCCGGCGCCAGATCGAGGAGGCGGCGCGCTGCGATCTGAACGTCCTCATCACGGGGGAGACGGGCACGGGAAAGGAGCTGACGGCGCGGGCGATCCATGCGCGGTCCGGCCGTGCCCACGGTTCTTTCGTGGCGCACAATTGCGCGGCGACCCCGGCCGACCTCTTCGAGAGCCTCTTCTTCGGCCACGAAAAAGGCGCCTTCACCGGCGCCGGAAGCGACCAGCGCGGCCTGCTGGAGGAGGCGGATGGCGGCACGCTTCTCCTGGACGAGATGGAATCGCTGATCGCCGCGCACCAGGGGAAGCTCCTGAGGGTCATGGACGACGGGGTGGTGAGGCCCGTCGGGTCCAGGACCCAAAGGGAAGTCTCGGTAAGGTTTCTTGCCACCACCAACCGCGATCCACAGCGCATGCTGGTAGAAGGCTCCTTCAGGGCCGACCTCTATTACCGGATGCGCGGCCTGGAAATCACCCTGCCGCCGCTGCGCTACAGGGCGGAAGACATTCCCCTCATCGCCGACCGTTTTCTCACCCGGGCGGGAAGGAGCCTGGATGGCGAGGCTCTCTCCCTGCTGGTGGATTACCCCTGGCCCGGGAATGTCCGGGAGCTGCGCAATGTGCTCGCGGCTTCTTGCGCCCATGGCCCGCAGCGCGTGCTGAAAGGTAAGGATCTGGTGTTTTGTCCGCGCGGTCCGGGCGCAGGGCATGAGCAGATAGCGGCATCTGCCGGACTGTCCGGTCTGGCGGGCTCGTCCCTTCGGGAGACCGAGCGGGAGGCCATCCTTCAGGCCCTCCAGGAAACGGGCGGGCAATTTGGCCGGGCCGCGAAGCAGCTTGGCATCCATCGCGCCACCCTGCGCCGGAAGATTCGAGAGTACGGAATATCTCCCGTCCGTTCGATGTGAGCACGACCTGAAGCACTCAAACCAATCAGACCCGTCCAGGTCACCTGTCAGCCGCGTTCCACGCGGCGGAGACGCTTCGCTATACCAAGGTGGGTTTGTGCTGGCGTAGAAAGAGCCAATACCCGGAGCCTAGCAGCAGAAGGGCCAGGATAATCATGGTCCACTCGCTAAGCGTGGGAACCGTAGGATCGGGATTGAGGTCCTCGATTATCGCCTCCATTCCAGGGACCACCTTCACGTTGATTCCGGCGATCCGATAGCCGGCGTTTTCCACCACGACCACAGGCTGGCCGGTCTCATAGGGAGAAGGCGCGAATCCGTCCAGAATCGAACCTGCCGCGGCTGCATTGGCGGCGACACTGGTTCGCAATCCTAGCCCGGCTGCTTCGAACTTGGTGTCCATCTCAGTTGCAATGACGGCGTTCGTCTTGCCGGTTGTATCGACCGTGAAGCTCACGGGGGATGCACCGGGCGTTGGAATGACGTCGAATTTCACGATGCCATTGAGGCCGTTCCTCTTGATCTGAAGGAGGTTGACGAGCCATAGGTCGTCCCCAATGTTGCCGGCATCCTTGTCGATCCAGTTCGATTCGAGATCACAAGGATCATCCTTCTCCAGTCGGATGTAAGCGGTCGGTGAAGAACCACTGACTCCAGGCTCCCGGATCACCAC harbors:
- a CDS encoding sigma-54 dependent transcriptional regulator, which codes for MEATSILLVDDDADSLRYMELALRGRFPAVLTAEGGVRGFELMRSRKPRVVVSDLRMPEIDGLALLALAQEHLPGTAFLMVTVENDVALAVEAMRRGALDYYVKPVPPEILVDSIQRALSDRADPFREVAPDIIGMSAAMTRVRRQIEEAARCDLNVLITGETGTGKELTARAIHARSGRAHGSFVAHNCAATPADLFESLFFGHEKGAFTGAGSDQRGLLEEADGGTLLLDEMESLIAAHQGKLLRVMDDGVVRPVGSRTQREVSVRFLATTNRDPQRMLVEGSFRADLYYRMRGLEITLPPLRYRAEDIPLIADRFLTRAGRSLDGEALSLLVDYPWPGNVRELRNVLAASCAHGPQRVLKGKDLVFCPRGPGAGHEQIAASAGLSGLAGSSLRETEREAILQALQETGGQFGRAAKQLGIHRATLRRKIREYGISPVRSM